The Flexivirga aerilata sequence CGGCATACGAACACGCCGAGGATCACGGCTCACGCGGCGTGTTCGTATGCCGAGGGTCGAGAAACGCCGGTCGCAGGGCGGTCGAAACGCCGGTCGGAGAGCTGCCGACGGCGACCTAGAAGCGCCGGCATACGCAAAGGGTGGCCGGGCTGAAGAATCAGCCCGGCCACCCTTTCGTCGCGTATGCCGGTGGGACTTACTCCTTGCCGAGGTCCACGCCGCCGGCGGTCTCGACGGTCAGGCCGTCGGGCGCCTCCGGCTTGGGGCTACCGGTGAAGGTGAAGGTGGCTTCCTTGCCCTCGCCCTCGGTGTCGACCAGCACGATCTCGCCGGCACCCAGCTCGCCGTAGAGGATCTTCTCGGAGAGCGCGTCCTCGACCTCGCGCTGGATGGCGCGACGCAGCGGACGAGCTCCAAGGGCCGGGTCGTAACCGCGCTCGGCCAGCAGCTTCTTGGCCGCGGGCGTGAGCTCGATCGCCATGTCCTTGTCCTTGAGCCGGTTGTCCAGGTCGGCGATGCGCAGATCGACGATCTGCATGATCTCCTCCTGGGACAGCTGCGGGAAGACGATGGTGTCGTCGACGCGGTTGAGGAACTCAGGCCGGAAGTGCTGCTTGAGCTCGTCGTTGACCTTGGCCTTCATCTTCTCGTAGCCGGTCGCCGTGTCGTTGCCCGGCGCGAAGCCGAGCGTGACGCCCTTGGCGATGTCCCGGGTGCCGAGGTTGGTGGTCATGATGATCACGGTGTTCTTGAAGTCGACCACCCGGCCCTGGCTGTCGGTCAGGCGACCGTCCTCCAGGATCTGCAACAGCGAGTTGAAGATGTCCGGGTGCGCCTTCTCGACCTCGTCGAAGAGCACCACCGAGAACGGCTTGCGGCGCACCTTCTCGGTCAGCTGGCCACCCTCTTCGTAGCCGACATAACCGGGAGGCGAACCGAACAGCCGCGACACGGTGTGCTTCTCGGAGAACTCCGACATGTCGAGGGTGATCAGCGCGTCGTCGTCGCCGAAGAGGAACTCCGCGAGCGACTTGGCCAGCTCGGTCTTACCGACACCGGTGGGGCCGGCGAAGATGAACGAACCGCCCGGACGGCGCGGGTCCTTCAGCCCGGCGCGGGTGCGCCGGATCGCCTGGGACAGCGCCCTGATCGCGTCGTCGTTGCCGACGATGCGCTTGTGCAGCTCGTCCTCCATCCGCAGCAGGCGGCTGGACTCCTCCTCGGTCAGCTTGAAGACCGGGATGCCGGTGGACGCGGCGAGCACCTCGGCGATGAGCTCCTCGTCGACCTCGGCCACGACGTCGATGTCGCCGGCCTTCCACTCCTTCTCCCGTTGCGCCTTGGCGTTGATCAGCTTCTTCTCGTCGTCACGCAGCGAGGCGGCCTTCTCGAAGTCCTGCCCGTCGATCGCCGACTCCTTCTCGCGGCGGACGTGCGCGATCTTCTCGTCGAACTCGCGCAGGTCCGGCGGAGCGGTCATCCGGCGGATGCGCAGTCGCGCGCCCGCCTCGTCGATCAGGTCGATCGCCTTGTCCGGCAGGTGCCGGTCGTTGATGTAACGGTCGGCCATGTTGACCGCACCGACCAGAGCCGCGTCGGTGATCGTCACCCGGTGGTGCGCCTCGTAGCGGTCGCGCAGGCCCTTGAGGATCTCGATCGCGTGCGGGATCGTCGGCTCCTGCACCTGGATCGGCTGGAAGCGGCGCTCCAGCGCGGCGTCCTTCTCGATGTGCTTGCGGTATTCGTCGAGCGTGGTCGCACCGATCGTCTGCAGCTCGCCACGAGCCAGCATCGGCTTGAGGATCGACGCGGCGTCGATCGCGCCCTCGGCGGCACCCGCACCCACCAGGGTGTGGATCTCGTCGATGAACAGGATGATGTCGCCGCGGGTGCGGATCTCCTTGAGGACCTTGCGCAGCCGCTCCTCGAAGTCACCGCGGTAGCGGCT is a genomic window containing:
- a CDS encoding ATP-dependent Clp protease ATP-binding subunit is translated as MFERFTDRARRVVVLAQEEARMLNHNYIGTEHILLGLIHEGEGVAAKALESLGISLDAVREQVQEIIGPSQQTQSGHIPFTPRAKKVLELSLREGLQLGHSYIGTEHILLGLIREGEGVAAQVLVKMGADLSRVRQQVIQLVSGYQGKEPQGAGVGQPGQESGTPAGSLVLDQFGRNLTQAAREGKLDPVIMRDQEIERVMQVLSRRTKNNPVLIGEPGVGKTAVVEGLAQDIVRGEVPETLKDKQLYTLDLGSLVAGSRYRGDFEERLRKVLKEIRTRGDIILFIDEIHTLVGAGAAEGAIDAASILKPMLARGELQTIGATTLDEYRKHIEKDAALERRFQPIQVQEPTIPHAIEILKGLRDRYEAHHRVTITDAALVGAVNMADRYINDRHLPDKAIDLIDEAGARLRIRRMTAPPDLREFDEKIAHVRREKESAIDGQDFEKAASLRDDEKKLINAKAQREKEWKAGDIDVVAEVDEELIAEVLAASTGIPVFKLTEEESSRLLRMEDELHKRIVGNDDAIRALSQAIRRTRAGLKDPRRPGGSFIFAGPTGVGKTELAKSLAEFLFGDDDALITLDMSEFSEKHTVSRLFGSPPGYVGYEEGGQLTEKVRRKPFSVVLFDEVEKAHPDIFNSLLQILEDGRLTDSQGRVVDFKNTVIIMTTNLGTRDIAKGVTLGFAPGNDTATGYEKMKAKVNDELKQHFRPEFLNRVDDTIVFPQLSQEEIMQIVDLRIADLDNRLKDKDMAIELTPAAKKLLAERGYDPALGARPLRRAIQREVEDALSEKILYGELGAGEIVLVDTEGEGKEATFTFTGSPKPEAPDGLTVETAGGVDLGKE